GCAGCCGCTTCAGCGAGGCGATTCCCGCATCCGCTTTGACGCTTCCCAGCTTGAACTCGAATGCGCACCAGCGACCGTCGGCCAGCTCTATCACGGCGTCGGCCTCCAGGCCGCTGTCGTCGCGGTAATACCTTATGGGGGTAGAGGCGGCTTCGTTCAGGGCGCGGGCGTAAACCGAGAGGTCGCGGATGCAAAGGTTCTCGAAGATGAGCCCAAAGGTCTGCCAGTCTTCCAAGATGGAGCGCTCGTTCATACCGAGGAGGGCAACCGCCAAAGAGGAATCGGCCAAATAGCGCTTCGGTTTGACGGAAAAGCGCTTCGGAGAACGGCGCTGCGGAACCCACCCAGGCACTTCCTCTACGAAATAGAGCGCTTTGAGAAGCTCGAGGTACGAGGCAAGGGTCTCCGCTGTTATGAAGGGCTCTTCTCCGTTGGAGAGATCAGCAAGGATGGTTTTGTGCGTGGCGGATTGTCCAAGGGTGCGTGCGAGCGATTGGGCCACTCGTCGAGCCGTCCCGGCGCTTTTCCCATGGCGGGGGACGCTTTCCTCGAAGAGAAGGCTGAGGTACTCCCTTGCTGTTATCTGGGCTTGAGAGGGAGTCAGATCGAGCACCTCCGGCCAGCCTCCCCGGCAAGCCGCCGCTGCAAGAGAGGCGGCGTCGGGAATGGCGACGGCACGCTTGAACTTCCCCTCGAACAGGGCGGAAAGCGAAACTTCGGCGGACGAGTCGCCCGACTCCGCAAGACTGAGAGGATGCATTCGAACCCGCCCGATTCGGCCTGCACCGCTGTGAAGCGACTTCGCCTCGGGATTGTCTTTCCTTATAGGCGTGGAGGATCCTGTGAGAAGCCATGCGCCTCGTAGGCCGCGCTTTTGGTCGACGGCATGGCGAACGGTGTTCCAGATGTTGGGGGCAAGTTGCCATTCGTCTATGAC
Above is a genomic segment from Raoultibacter phocaeensis containing:
- a CDS encoding ATP-binding protein codes for the protein MIDPLPDLADYIPRIVDAQVERYLDIFGAVEVAGTKWCGKTWTACRHGRSISYVDRALDLAQSDPQAMLEGTRPHVIDEWQLAPNIWNTVRHAVDQKRGLRGAWLLTGSSTPIRKDNPEAKSLHSGAGRIGRVRMHPLSLAESGDSSAEVSLSALFEGKFKRAVAIPDAASLAAAACRGGWPEVLDLTPSQAQITAREYLSLLFEESVPRHGKSAGTARRVAQSLARTLGQSATHKTILADLSNGEEPFITAETLASYLELLKALYFVEEVPGWVPQRRSPKRFSVKPKRYLADSSLAVALLGMNERSILEDWQTFGLIFENLCIRDLSVYARALNEAASTPIRYYRDDSGLEADAVIELADGRWCAFEFKLGSVKADAGIASLKRLRAKVSENPKARMRPPEFLAVLTGIGEYAYQAEEGVYVIPLRAFGP